A region of Candidatus Angelobacter sp. DNA encodes the following proteins:
- a CDS encoding OsmC family protein → MKRTASASWSGDLKQGKGSLSTQSGVLKETPYSFTTRFEDGIGTNPEELIAAAHAGCFTMALSAFLGRAGFTPRRLSTRASLSLEQVGGNWSITAIHLELTGEVPGISQEKFDEIAADAKANCPVSRVLKANITLNAKLVSA, encoded by the coding sequence ATGAAACGAACCGCATCGGCCTCCTGGAGCGGAGACTTGAAACAGGGCAAAGGCTCGCTTTCGACTCAGAGCGGTGTGTTGAAGGAGACGCCGTATTCCTTCACCACCCGATTCGAAGACGGTATCGGCACAAACCCCGAAGAACTGATCGCTGCTGCGCACGCGGGGTGTTTTACGATGGCTCTATCCGCGTTTCTGGGACGCGCCGGTTTCACGCCGCGCCGGCTCTCCACCCGGGCGTCGCTGTCCCTGGAGCAGGTCGGGGGTAATTGGAGCATTACAGCAATTCATCTCGAACTGACCGGTGAGGTGCCTGGCATCAGCCAGGAGAAGTTCGATGAGATCGCAGCGGACGCCAAGGCGAACTGCCCGGTGTCGCGGGTTCTTAAGGCAAACATCACATTGAATGCAAAGCTGGTGAGCGCGTGA